One region of Hemiscyllium ocellatum isolate sHemOce1 chromosome 4, sHemOce1.pat.X.cur, whole genome shotgun sequence genomic DNA includes:
- the ankrd12 gene encoding ankyrin repeat domain-containing protein 12 isoform X3, producing the protein MKKEPGNKKTVPVCKTTLGGILIGYPLSERQQMALVMQMTARDNSPDSTPNHPSQATPGQKKTPSSSSRQKDKVNKRNERGETPLHMAAIRGETKQVKELISQGADVNVKDFAGWTPLHEACNLGYYEVAKQLIMAGADVNTQGLDNDTPLHDAASNGHRDIVKLLLRNGGDAYQMNHRGERPVDVADSDEMEQLLKGELPLSDDDDDSCTESEELPSVNPSSVDDIMDDSEPEKELKTDANQQLTPCKSITSSAMDEYEFKDDDDDEIEEEEMGKLLDQKRIRRKDGKKNIIKENSSYLTPPKLELQKPFKIKKQKSARVLVSSSSESSDDELHQEKKTCSANSLEVVPDSSSKSDVRTKKENLVTIEQKEKGKGKKKVKKQSKNKENHEFKQEKEEKENAKLMLFSTCSSLDSLERTREEDSFRKSLCMKDDSSGHQFHLSTSKSPKHACGLNEKRAKPLKQENTKTGTSTGASDISFQSEVMRFDHLTDSDYTSESSSNKSFKYKAKTKHRKKDLHVEFGEKSGSRSKEEETDIFDSMEEVLKKTDKDGKVIKKHKLKHKDKEKNKVKKEHENERGKHRQKESEKDVYPEFDREYWKENFFKNDDTNEIFKEENSDLAPSEKSLKDKTPVKEEKTKEKYFKEERSVKEDREKEKSKKNKKEKHSREEKDIKLANLEERKEIVLTDKDDSIYSSVFVKKEHWELFEREKSTDKDKSDTLDKEKKENKEKSEKKSPTKERDLEKLEKKYSDRDKKIKHENRLEKEKAELHEKPQDKTLSKLQDSGERTKEKERSSNLYSTAEKIHRENDKLKNIFSVKKPDEKEKSKEKLEKRHEREKSERERHSSGMKDKVEKEKHSVEKKVKLLEKDSQDITVSKAVRVKEKDRDVEKEKKKEKSKEREGDLVTNAKHFQDEKKRNNVESSKAFHDKLFCSKEKVKDDFLKTPDTKEKERKEKDRPKERVPINITVKSKLKDIETDKLKSKDSSSVKDVRPKEKRLVNDDLMQTSFERMLSMKDLEIEQWHKKHKEKIKLKEKERQRHRSGIELTKIKEREKLKSSTASKELTRSKSSDPSEIHSKEKQLKDTNVRSLSTDAKQNLPDTSRPLISCESNLTASPRQERDRAGLTSRSISMISVASSEDSCQTSAVATPRPLTDYDSDFTIEGSESQSSFSQSVFLSSAKSPAVYERDFDVLADVPDRLKSPYTSKLSGSYLRSVSADSARYENECRLVGDIRRCSIPAVANDHDKLSHKQLEGNLPPSSEKQYSFSPTVQPQLCISPQAEPLPDSGTEESTFNSTSCLQVSVPTPPAVIVPNSTNYLSQDANSNSIIQNTSQQMPVVQPQINCLIGSTQSNKPLEISYDRLDGPLHSNNDVNSASAACEKNIFGPLQHVSQEWGCSDQLTSELVSKSPQMTCSEPSQVANVQESASYFSPTHSSTSSCMRAMLDNDATPPVLFWPKCATQDFSQAQTLHDTDRSSDSCKPECAGIADGKDAKYPPLDTNADLTSHKTTEDVSYCCKSDEMQGLEETFSPLSTSLSDSNNMSENLVDQTRPLHNILNESQEKMEESETSITSTGQEPTYNQEGSELDKELVTSVDEIQSEPPEESAEAMPSTEQTCMHSVNNEPVSLESKSQDQDFSLEIDFSQLSKITAQEAVVMEEEALNERRQSTESAKEESEEQMEADRTEQDIPQRITRNRANILANQNKQSAINCVQVSDKDTESSTPVKTKSKFTEEEEGQVHHPHKRKMSRVPHPAQVKSTLQQAKEKTQQSLAAIVDSLKLEEIQPYHSEKANPYYEYLHIRKKIEEKRKVLCSVTPQAPQFYDEFVTFTGSYLLDGNPLSKLCIPTITPPPSLSEALKELFRQHEVIRMKLRLQHSIEREKLIMSNEQEVLRVHYRAARTLANQTLPFSACTVLLDAEVYNMPQDPQGDENKTSVRDRFNARQFMSWLQDVDDKFDKLKTCLLMRQQHEAAAMNAVQRLEWQLKLQELDPSSHKSLSIFEIPEFYIPLVDVNDDFDLTPI; encoded by the exons ATTCTACTCCAAACCATCCATCTCAAGCAACACCAGGGCAAAAAAAGACTCCAAGCTCATCATCCAGACAAAAAGACAAAGTCAATAAACGTAATGAGCGAGGAGAAACTCCATTACACATGGCAGCCATTCGTGGTGAGACCAAGCAAGTTAAGGAGCTCATCAGTCAGGGTGCTGATGTTAATGTCAAAGACTTTGCTG GCTGGACTCCACTTCATGAAGCTTGCAACTTGGGTTACTATGAAGTTGCCAAACAGCTAATAATGGCAGGAGCAGATGTGAACACCCAGGGACTTGATAATGATACTCCACTGCATGATGCTGCAAGCAATGGACATAGAGAT ATTGTGAAACTGCTTTTGCGCAATGGTGGGGATGCATATCAGATGAATCACCGTGGAGAACGTCCTGTGGATGTGGCTGATTCAGATGAAATGGAGCAGCTTCTGAAAGGAGAGCTTCCTCtttctgatgatgatgatgacagtTGTACAG AATCTGAAGAGTTGCCTTCTGTGAATCCATCTAGTGTTGATGATATTATGGATGATTCTGAACCAGAAAAAGAATTAAAAACTGATGCTAATCAGCAGTTGACACCCTGCAAATCAATTACATCATCTGCTATGGATGAATATGAATTCAaggatgatgacgatgatgaaaTTGAGGAAGAAGAAATGGGAAAGCTTCTAGATCAGAAAAGGATTCGAAGAAAGGATGGTAAAAAGAACATCATAAAAGAGAACAGCAGCTACTTAACACCTCCAAAGTTAGAATTGCAAAAACCATTTAAAATTAAAAAGCAAAAATCAGCAAGAGTTCTTGTTTCATCTAGCTCTGAGAGCTCAGATGACGAACTACATCAAGAGAAAAAAACTTGTTCAGCAAACTCTCTTGAGGTTGTTCCAGATAGCAGCAGTAAATCGGATGTAAGGACTAAGAAAGAAAATCTGGTTACAATTGAACAGAAGGAGaaaggaaaagggaagaaaaaggTGAAGAAGCAAAGTAAAAATAAAGAGAATCATGAATTCAaacaggaaaaagaagagaaGGAAAATGCTAAATTGATGCTTTTTTCCACGTGCTCTAGTTTGGACTCTTTAGAACGTACAAGAGAGGAGGATTCATTCAGAAAGTCTTTATGTATGAAAGATGACTCTTCAGGTCATCAATTCCACCTTTCAACTTCCAAATCACCGAAACATGCATGTGGATTAAATGAAAAACGAGCAAAGCCACTTAAACAGGAAAATACCAAAACTGGCACATCTACAGGAGCATCAGACATTTCCTTTCAATCTGAAGTTATGCGATTTGATCATCTTACAGATTCTGACTACACCTCTGAGAGTTCCAGCAACAAATCTTTTAAGTACAAAGCAAAAACTAAACATCGCAAGAAAGATCTACATGTAGAATTTGGTGAGAAGTCTGGATCAAGAAGCAAAGAGGAGGAGACCGATATATTTGATAGCATGGAAGAAGTGCTTAAAAAGACTGACAAGGATGGCAAGGTTATAAAAAAGCATAAATTAAAGcataaagataaagaaaaaaacaaagttaaaaaagagcatgaaaatgagaggggaaagcatAGACAAAAAGAGAGTGAAAAAGATGTGTATCCTGAGTTTGATAGAGAATACTGGAAAGAAAACTTTTTCAAAAATGATGATACTAATGAAATATTCAAAGAAGAAAACTCTGATTTAGCTCCATCAGAAAAGTCATTGAAAGATAAAACTCCAGTTAAAGAGGAAAAAACAAAGGAGAAGTATTTTAAGGAAGAAAGATCTGTCAAAGaggacagagaaaaggaaaagtctaaaaagaataaaaaggaaaaacaTTCTAGAGAAGAAAAGGATATTAAACTTGCCAATcttgaagaaaggaaggaaattgtGCTTACAGACAAAGATGACTCTATTTACTCTAGTGTCTTTGTGAAGAAAGAACATTGGGAgttatttgagagagagaaaagcacagATAAAGACAAATCTGATACTCTAGAtaaagaaaagaaggaaaacaAAGAGAAGAGTGAAAAGAAGTCCCCAACGAAAGAGAGAGACTTGGAAAAGTTGGAAAAAAAATATTCTGATAGAGATaagaaaataaaacatgaaaatagGTTGGAGAAAGAGAAAGCTGAACTTCATGAAAAACCACAGGACAAAACACTTAGTAAATTACAAGACAGCGGagagagaacaaaagaaaaagagCGTTCCAGTAACTTGTATTCGACTGCAGAAAAGATCCACCGGGAAAATGATAAATTGAAAAATATATTCTCAGTTAAAAAACCTGATGAGAAAGAAAAGAGTAAGGAAAAATTGGAGAAAAGACATGAAAGAGAAAAAAGCGAAAGGGAGCGTCATTCTAGTGGAATGAAGGACAAAGtggaaaaagaaaaacattctGTGGAGAAGAAGGTAAAATTACTTGAAAAAGACTCTCAAGACATCACAGTTAGTAaagctgtcagagtgaaagaaAAAGACAGGGATGTCGAAaaagagaagaagaaagaaaagtcTAAGGAAAGAGAAGGTGACCTTGTGACAAATGCCAAGCACTTTCAAGATGAGAAGAAACGTAACAACGTTGAAAGTAGTAAAGCATTTCATGATAAATTATTCTGCTCAAAGGAAAAAGTCAAAGACGACTTCCTTAAAACTCCTGATAcaaaagagaaggaaagaaaggaaaaagatagaccaaAGGAGAGAGTACCAATAAACATCACTGTTAAATCAAAGCTTAAAGATATCGAAACTGATAAATTGAAGTCTAAAGACTCTAGTTCTGTAAAGGATGTGCGGCCAAAAGAAAAGAGACTAGTAAATGATGACTTGATGCAGACCAGTTTTGAACGGATGCTAAGTATGAAGGATTTAGAGATTGAACAGTGGCACAAAAAACACAAAGAGAAAATAAAgctgaaagaaaaagagaggcaaAGGCATCGATCTGGCATTGAGCTCACGAAAATAAAAGAACGAGAAAAATTGAAGAGTTCAACAGCAAGCAAAGAACTTACTAGGTCAAAAAGTTCAGATCCATCAGAGATACATTCTAAAGAGAAACAGCTGAAAGACACTAATGTGAGATCGCTGTCCACTGATGCAAAACAGAATTTGCCAGACACATCAAGACCTTTAATAAGTTGTGAAAGTAATTTAACTGCATCTCCCAGACAAGAACGTGATCGGGCAGGGCTAACATCAAggtctatatcaatgatttcagTTGCAAGTTCAGAAGATTCATGTCAGACTTCAGCTGTAGCAACACCACGGCCTTTAACAGACTATGATTCAGATTTCACTATTGAGGGTTCGGAGTCTCAGTCTTCCTTTTCTCAATCAGTATTTCTGTCTAGTGCCAAATCACCTGCTGTATATGAACGAGATTTTGATGTTTTAGCTGATGTACCAGATCGACTTAAGTCTCCATACACCAGTAAACTTTCAGGATCTTATCTGAGGTCAGTCTCTGCTGACAGTGCTAGATATGAGAATGAATGTCGGTTAGTAGGTGATATTCGGAGATGCAGTATACCAGCTGTGGCAAatgaccatgataaattgtcccataagcAACTTGAAGGTAACCTGCCACCTTCAAGTGAAAAACAATATAGTTTTTCACCAACAGTACAACCCCAATTATGTATTTCTCCCCAAGCAGAACCACTTCCAGATAGTGGCACTGAAGAAAGCACATTTAATAGTACTTCCTGTTTACAAGTTTCTGTTCCCACACCACCTGCTGTCATTGTGCCAAACAGCACTAATTATTTATCGCAGGATGCAAATTCCAACAGCATAATTCAAAATACTTCACAGCAGATGCCTGTGGTGCAGCCACAAATAAACTGTTTGATTGGCAGCACTCAGTCAAATaaaccattggaaatatcttATGACAGGCTTGATGGTCCTCTACACAGCAATAATGATGTCAATTCAGCTTCAGCAGCttgtgagaaaaatatttttgggCCATTACAACATGTTTCGCAAGAGTGGGGATGTTCAGACCAGTTGACTTCAGAATTGGTATCAAAGTCTCCACAAATGACCTGTAGTGAACCTTCTCAAGTAGCAAATGTTCAAGAATCAGCATCCTATTTTTCACCTACACATTCTTCCACCTCCTCTTGTATGAGGGCAATGTTAGATAATGATGCTACCCCTCCAGTTCTCTTTTGGCCAAAATGTGCAACTCAAGATTTTTCACAAGCTCAGACTTTGCATGATACAGATCGGTCTTCGGATTCATGCAAACCAGAATGTGCAGGAATCGCTGATGGGAAGGATGCTAAATATCCTCCTCTTGACACAAATGCTGACCTTACAAGTCACAAGACAACAGAGGACGTGTCATATTGTTGTAAATCGGATGAAATGCAGGGCTTGGAAGAGACTTTCTCTCCATTGTCCACATCATTATCAGACAGCAATAATATGAGCGAAAACCTTGTGGACCAAACGAGGCCTCTCCACAACATATTAAATGAATCTCAAGAAAAGATGGAAGAAAGTGAAACAAGTATTACTTCAACTGGTCAAGAACCAACATATAATCAAGAGGGCTCAGAATTAGACAAGGAGTTAGTAACTTCTGTTGACGAAATACAGTCCGAACCACCAGAAGAGTCAGCTGAAGCAATGCCTTCCACTGAACAAACATGCATGCACTCTGTAAATAATGAGCCTGTATCCTTGGAAAGTAAAAGTCAAGACCAAGATTTCTCATTGGAGATAGACTTTTCTCAACTTTCAAAGATTACTGCTCAAGAAGCAGTGGTGATGGAagaggaagcactaaatgaaagAAGGCAGTCCACTGAGTCAGCAAAGGAGGAATCAGAAGAGCAAATGGAAGCTGACCGAACAGAACAAGATATTCCTCAGAGGATTACTCGTAATAGAGCAAACATACTTGCCAATCAAAACAAACAATCTGCTATCAATTGTGTACAGGTATCTGACAAAGACACAGAAAGCTCTACACCTGTGAAAACCAAGTCCAAAttcacagaggaggaagaaggGCAAGTGCATCATCCACACAAACGAAAGATGTCACGAGTTCCACATCCTGCACAGGTTAAATCCACACTGCAGCAAGCAAAGGAAAAGACTCAGCAGTCACTGGCAGCCATTGTAGATTCTTTAAAACTAGAAGAAATTCAACCTTACCATTCAGAAAAGGCAAACCCTTACTATGAATACCTCCACATTAGAAAAAAGATAGAAGAAAAACGTAAAGTGCTATGTAGTGTCACTCCTCAAGCACCGCAGTTTTATGATGAATTTGTTACATTCACTGGATCATACTTGCTGGATGGAAACCCTCTGAGCAAACTCTGCATACCAACT ATAACGCCTCCTCCATCTTTGTCTGAAGCACTGAAAGAACTCTTCAGGCAACATGAAGTTATACGAATGAAGCTTCGATTACAACATAGTATTGAACGG GAAAAGCTTATTATGTCAAATGAGCAAGAGGTTCTGAGAGTCCATTACCGTGCAGCAAGGACACTAGCAAATCAAACTTTGCCTTTTAGTGCCTGTACTGTGCTCCTGGATGCAGAAGTTTACAATATGCCTCAGGATCCTCAG GGTGATGAAAACAAAACATCGGTGAGGGATCGATTCAATGCACGTCAATTTATGTCATGGTTGCAGGATGTAGATGATAAGTTTGATAAATTAAAG ACATGTCTTCTTATGAGACAGCAGCATGAAGCTGCAGCAATGAATGCAGTGCAAAGACTAGAATGGCAGCTTAAACTACAAGAGCTTGATCCTTCTTCACACAAATCTTTGAGCATCTTTGAGATTCCTGAGTTTTACATCCCTCTTGTTGATGTCAATGACGACTTTGACTTGACACCAATCTGA